The following coding sequences are from one Lolium rigidum isolate FL_2022 chromosome 6, APGP_CSIRO_Lrig_0.1, whole genome shotgun sequence window:
- the LOC124662437 gene encoding dolabradiene monooxygenase-like: protein MELGSLPLLGFLVSLIFLLLVKHVVTICTCSAPGKRLPPGPWKLPLLGSLHHVLLSRYGDLPHRALRELSGIHGPLMLLRFGVVPTLVVSSAEAAREVLKTHDTAFASRHLSPTLAVFSRGGQDILFSPYGDLWRQLRRVCVLELLSTRRVQSMRHIREDETAGLVRSLADECARTGGVGAVVDIAERMSHVINNIVVRSAIGSRCPRRDEFVREIDESVKLTAGFNLADLFPSSTLARWLSGGLRKAERCNQQMCDIMKDIILERTTAGAHGRSDGEEDILSVLLRVQSDGGVQCALTTEIITTVILEIFAAGSGTSSTTLEWAMSELVMNPDLLRRAQAEVRGAFKGQSKITECDVGKLSYLHLVIRETLRLHAPVPFLLPRQCRERCEVMGYDIPEGTKVLVNTWAMCRDGAYWEDAEEFKPQRFEASTAMDFKGGDFEFIPFGAGRRMCPGVALGLANMELLLASLLYHFDWELPSGDELDMSESFGITIRRKSKLVLRATQRFP, encoded by the exons ATGGAGCTTGGATCGTTGCCGCTGCTCGGCTTCCTTGTCTCACTGATCTTCTTATTGCTCGTCAAACACGTCGTGACCATTTGCACTTGCTCCGCGCCAGGAAAGCGGCTGCCGCCTGGGCCATGGAAGCTGCCGCTCCTGGGCAGCCTCCATCACGTCCTGCTGTCGCGCTACGGCGACCTCCCGCACCGGGCCCTGCGTGAGCTCTCCGGCATACACGGCCCGCTCATGCTGCTCCGTTTCGGCGTCGTACCCACGCTGGTCGTCTCCTCCGCCGAGGCCGCCAGGGAGGTCCTCAAAACGCACGACACCGCCTTCGCCAGCCGCCACCTGTCGCCCACGCTGGCCGTCTTCAGCCGCGGCGGCCAAGACATCCTCTTCTCCCCCTACGGCGACCTGTGGCGCCAGCTCCGCCGCGTCTGCGTCCTAGAGCTCCTCAGCACGCGCCGCGTGCAGTCCATGCGCCAC atcCGCGAGGACGAGACCGCCGGCCTGGTCCGCTCCCTTGCGGACGAGTGCGCTCGCaccggcggcgtcggcgccgtggTTGATATCGCCGAGCGGATGTCGCACGTGATAAACAACATCGTGGTGCGATCGGCCATCGGCAGCCGGTGCCCGCGGCGCGACGAGTTCGTGCGCGAGATCGATGAGTCGGTGAAGCTCACCGCCGGCTTCAACCTGGCCGACCTGTTCCCCTCGTCCACGCTGGCGCGCTGGCTCAGCGGCGGGCTTCGCAAGGCCGAGCGGTGTAACCAACAGATGTGCGACATCATGAAGGACATCATCCTGGAGCGTACTACTGCAGGCGCCCATGGACGTAGCGACGGCGAGGAGGACATACTCAGCGTGCTGCTCAGGGTGCAGAGCGACGGCGGCGTGCAGTGCGCCCTCACCACCGAGATCATCACCACCGTCATCCTG GAGATTTTTGCTGCCGGGAGCGGGACGTCATCCACGACACTCGAATGGGCCATGTCGGAGCTGGTAATGAACCCAGATCTCCTCCGCAGGGCCCAGGCGGAGGTGAGGGGCGCATTCAAGGGGCAAAGCAAGATAACAGAGTGCGACGTGGGAAAGCTAAGCTACCTTCATCTGGTGATCAGGGAGACGTTGCGCCTGCACGCGCCGGTGCCGTTCCTGCTGCCCAGGCAGTGCCGGGAGCGGTGCGAGGTGATGGGCTACGACATCCCCGAGGGAACAAAGGTGCTGGTGAACACTTGGGCGATGTGCAGGGATGGCGCATACTGGGAGGACGCCGAGGAGTTCAAGCCGCAGAGGTTCGAGGCGAGCACCGCCATGGACTTCAAGGGCGGCGACTTCGAGTTCATCCCCTTTGGGGCAGGCAGGAGGATGTGCCCCGGCGTGGCGCTCGGCCTGGCCAACATGGAGCTCCTGCTCGCCAGCCTCCTCTACCACTTCGACTGGGAGCTTCCGAGCGGTGATGAGCTCGACATGTCCGAGTCCTTCGGCATTACAATACGGAGGAAGTCCAAGCTCGTGTTGCGCGCGACGCAGCGTTTTCCATGA